One window of the Gehongia tenuis genome contains the following:
- a CDS encoding permease: MFEIIRRESVYLWYYFSVQLEQLFPYWVLGMLLGSAVSVFLKDKIHNTFRAIGEKKIGILGIVAASVLGIASPLCMYGTIPIAASFSKGGIKDDWLAAFMMSSILLNPQLILYSAALGTTALVVRIVSCFVCGIAAGLLVRIFYRNKPFFNFEGFAEPRSRDVDPNILIRFLKNLGRNVKATGIYFLIGIVLSALFQRYVPSDMMTSIFGGNEAFGVLMAATVGVPLYACGGGTIPLLQGWLMDGMSMGSAAAFMITGPATKITNLGAVKIVLGMRCFLLYIGYVMLFSLATGLIVNGIIL; encoded by the coding sequence ATGTTTGAAATCATAAGACGCGAGAGTGTTTACCTTTGGTACTATTTCAGCGTTCAGCTGGAGCAGCTCTTTCCCTATTGGGTGCTGGGTATGCTGCTGGGCTCCGCTGTCTCTGTCTTTCTCAAAGACAAGATACATAACACCTTTCGCGCAATCGGTGAGAAAAAGATTGGTATATTGGGCATAGTTGCCGCCAGTGTTCTTGGGATCGCTTCTCCGCTGTGTATGTACGGAACCATCCCCATTGCAGCTTCCTTTTCCAAAGGCGGAATCAAAGATGACTGGCTGGCGGCGTTTATGATGTCCTCCATCCTCTTGAATCCGCAGCTGATCCTATACAGTGCGGCGCTGGGAACGACCGCATTGGTCGTGCGGATTGTTTCCTGCTTTGTGTGCGGCATTGCTGCCGGTCTGCTGGTGCGTATTTTTTATCGAAACAAACCGTTTTTCAATTTCGAAGGATTTGCCGAACCCCGGAGCCGTGACGTTGACCCGAACATTCTGATTCGATTTTTGAAAAATCTCGGCAGGAATGTCAAGGCAACCGGAATATACTTCCTGATTGGTATTGTGCTTTCCGCATTGTTTCAGCGGTATGTACCGTCTGATATGATGACCTCCATATTCGGAGGGAACGAAGCCTTCGGCGTTCTGATGGCGGCAACCGTCGGCGTGCCGCTGTATGCCTGCGGAGGCGGAACGATTCCTCTTTTGCAGGGCTGGTTAATGGATGGAATGTCTATGGGGAGCGCGGCGGCGTTTATGATTACCGGCCCCGCCACCAAAATCACGAATTTGGGTGCAGTAAAAATTGTTCTTGGAATGAGATGTTTTTTACTCTATATTGGCTATGTGATGTTGTTTTCCCTGGCGACAGGGTTGATTGTCAATGGGATTATATTATAA
- the mobV gene encoding MobV family relaxase, translating to MPYAILRFQKRKAGSVASCERHNERKKEAYKSNPDIDTERSKDNYHLVAPPRYTYKKEINRMVREAGCKVRRDSVMLVETLITASPEFMNSLAPAEQKEYFTMALDFLAERVGKQNIISAVVHMDEKTPHMHLCFTPITPDNKLSAKAFLGNQKSLSQWQTDYHERMSSRWHELERGQSSMITKRKHLPTWLFKLGGRLDKQYEEIVNALSDINAFNAGKKRDKAVALLENWLPEVEKFSREISKQSAYIDSLKERIGQESDYAERMRDGKYAEELKVQKANQKIFELQRTNSQMERILKKIPPEVLEEIQKNNRKKSRER from the coding sequence ATGCCCTATGCAATCCTACGTTTTCAGAAGCGAAAAGCAGGCTCTGTCGCTTCCTGTGAACGCCATAACGAGCGAAAAAAGGAAGCCTACAAGAGTAACCCAGACATTGATACGGAACGCTCAAAGGACAATTACCACCTTGTCGCACCGCCGAGATACACCTATAAAAAGGAAATCAACCGTATGGTGCGTGAAGCAGGCTGCAAGGTACGCCGTGACAGCGTGATGTTGGTGGAAACGCTTATCACCGCTTCACCCGAATTTATGAACAGTTTAGCACCCGCAGAGCAAAAAGAGTATTTTACGATGGCTCTTGACTTCCTTGCGGAGCGTGTGGGAAAACAAAATATCATCTCCGCTGTGGTGCATATGGACGAGAAAACGCCCCATATGCACCTTTGCTTTACCCCTATCACACCTGATAACAAGCTGTCCGCCAAAGCCTTTTTAGGCAATCAAAAGAGCCTGTCACAGTGGCAGACCGATTACCACGAGCGTATGTCCTCTCGGTGGCACGAACTTGAAAGAGGTCAATCGTCAATGATTACCAAACGAAAGCATCTCCCCACTTGGCTTTTTAAATTGGGTGGGAGACTCGATAAACAGTATGAGGAAATCGTAAACGCTCTGTCGGATATTAACGCCTTTAACGCAGGAAAAAAGCGTGATAAAGCAGTTGCTTTGCTTGAAAACTGGCTGCCAGAAGTGGAAAAATTCTCACGGGAAATTAGCAAGCAAAGTGCGTATATCGACAGTCTGAAAGAACGTATCGGGCAGGAATCCGACTATGCCGAGCGTATGCGTGACGGGAAGTATGCGGAGGAATTAAAGGTACAGAAAGCAAATCAAAAGATATTTGAATTGCAGCGTACCAACAGCCAGATGGAACGGATTTTAAAGAAAATCCCGCCCGAAGTCTTAGAGGAAATACAAAAAAATAACAGAAAGAAATCAAGAGAAAGGTAA
- a CDS encoding ParB/RepB/Spo0J family partition protein, translated as MKKQEFVMLNTADLHPFPDNPFRVVEDELLIELAESIKEFGMVTPIITRQKEDGNGYEVIAGQRRVRASELAGIEKVPAFVLPLDRDRAIITLVDSNIQRENILPSERAFAYKMKLEAMKRQGFRTDLTSDQVGQKLTSVELLAKQSANSRTQIQRFIRLTELISPILQMVDEDKISLTPAVELSFLKKDEQENLLVTMESEDATPSLSQSQRMKRLSQMGRLDMDAIFEIMTEEKGNQKETVKIRMDKLKKYFPKGTTPQQIEEMIIRLLERELARKRSRDSR; from the coding sequence ATGAAAAAACAGGAATTTGTGATGTTAAATACAGCAGATTTACACCCATTCCCCGACAATCCTTTTCGGGTTGTGGAGGATGAATTACTCATAGAATTAGCAGAAAGCATAAAGGAGTTTGGTATGGTAACGCCGATTATTACCCGCCAAAAAGAGGACGGAAACGGTTATGAGGTCATTGCAGGGCAGCGGCGTGTCCGTGCTTCCGAGCTTGCAGGGATTGAAAAAGTTCCTGCTTTTGTTTTGCCCTTAGACCGTGATAGGGCGATTATCACCCTTGTGGACAGCAACATTCAGCGTGAAAATATCCTGCCCAGTGAGCGTGCCTTTGCTTACAAGATGAAATTGGAGGCAATGAAACGGCAGGGTTTCCGCACGGATTTAACTTCTGACCAAGTTGGGCAGAAGTTGACTTCGGTGGAATTACTTGCGAAGCAGTCAGCCAACAGTCGCACACAAATACAGCGTTTTATCCGTCTGACAGAGTTAATCTCTCCCATTTTGCAGATGGTGGACGAGGATAAAATCTCTCTTACGCCTGCTGTTGAACTGTCTTTTCTGAAAAAAGACGAGCAGGAAAATCTCCTTGTCACGATGGAAAGTGAGGACGCTACTCCCTCGCTCTCACAGTCGCAGCGGATGAAAAGGTTAAGTCAAATGGGGCGGCTTGATATGGACGCTATCTTTGAGATTATGACCGAGGAAAAGGGCAACCAAAAGGAAACCGTTAAAATCCGTATGGACAAGCTGAAAAAATACTTTCCCAAAGGCACTACGCCACAGCAGATTGAGGAGATGATTATCCGCCTGCTTGAGCGTGAGCTTGCAAGAAAACGCAGCCGTGACAGCCGATAA
- a CDS encoding YdbC family protein — MKDIQSEITKEIAVLSVSESGYTKEINLVSWNGAEPKYDIRSFSPNREKCGKGITLTGTEVKMLLEALKKELNN; from the coding sequence ATGAAGGATATTCAAAGTGAAATCACAAAGGAAATTGCCGTTTTGTCGGTAAGTGAAAGCGGCTACACCAAAGAAATCAATCTTGTATCTTGGAATGGTGCAGAGCCAAAATATGATATTCGCAGCTTTTCGCCTAACCGAGAGAAATGCGGTAAGGGTATTACACTGACGGGAACAGAAGTAAAAATGCTGCTTGAAGCGTTGAAAAAAGAACTGAATAACTAA
- a CDS encoding recombinase family protein, whose product MGILRTALYCRLSKDDMLQGDSESIKTQKAMLTQYAKEHGFMVVEVYVDDGYSGLNFDRPDFNRMLDDIEAGKIDVVITKDLSRLGRDHLKVGHFTEIYFPMKNVRYIAVNDMVDTANKNNDIAALKNVMNEFYSRDNSRKIRSSVRARAKAGLYRCSFNPIGYRKAPDNHNKLIVDEETAPIVKRIFQLAYEGVGSHKIATMFRKEQIPCPSWWLHSRGEKDYSKRFEKPENKYIWSHTVISNIIKNPLYLGHSVMCKTEAIFKVGKSKKVPEAERIRVDNTHEPLIAQEIFDGANQKILSRKREDTSGNVSIFAGLIKCGTCGRAMCQRYWGKDRHRIFVCSTYGNNTKDCTDHRIFYEDLYNAVLADIQYHARLAFENRAAAVALAVKMNDKADGNRGKSNESKLKQAKKRCDKVTRLFDRLYEDSLSGRISNDNFTRLINKYQSEQEQLQRQIEQLESTMQAVKDNQSNAVQWADLMSQYAGILELTTENLNLLIERIEVFNRTQTEAEAEQIIKICYRFGGYIGERRFNAKVLKHPCKKFCSSERKVNEREKVLSVS is encoded by the coding sequence ATGGGTATTTTAAGAACAGCATTATACTGCCGTTTGTCGAAAGACGATATGCTGCAAGGCGATAGCGAAAGCATTAAAACACAAAAAGCAATGCTCACGCAGTATGCAAAGGAACACGGATTTATGGTAGTCGAGGTCTATGTGGACGATGGGTACAGCGGTCTGAATTTTGACCGTCCAGACTTTAACCGTATGCTCGATGACATTGAAGCAGGCAAGATTGATGTGGTCATCACAAAGGATTTATCCCGTTTGGGGCGTGACCATTTGAAGGTCGGACACTTCACAGAAATTTACTTCCCAATGAAAAATGTACGGTATATCGCCGTTAATGATATGGTGGATACCGCCAACAAGAACAACGATATAGCAGCCTTAAAAAATGTAATGAACGAGTTTTACAGCCGTGATAATTCCCGTAAAATCCGTTCTTCTGTCCGTGCAAGAGCAAAAGCTGGACTTTACCGCTGTTCCTTTAATCCTATCGGCTATCGCAAAGCACCCGATAATCATAACAAGCTGATAGTTGACGAGGAAACAGCCCCTATTGTCAAGCGTATTTTTCAGCTTGCCTATGAGGGTGTTGGCTCTCACAAAATTGCAACAATGTTTCGCAAGGAGCAGATACCCTGTCCTTCTTGGTGGCTGCACAGCAGAGGTGAAAAGGATTATTCCAAACGCTTTGAGAAGCCAGAAAACAAATATATCTGGTCGCATACGGTCATCAGCAACATCATCAAAAATCCTCTCTATCTCGGACATTCAGTTATGTGCAAAACAGAAGCAATTTTCAAGGTGGGCAAAAGCAAAAAAGTACCCGAAGCGGAACGCATACGGGTTGATAACACCCACGAGCCGCTTATCGCACAGGAGATTTTTGACGGGGCGAATCAAAAGATACTGAGCCGAAAACGAGAGGACACAAGCGGCAATGTATCAATTTTTGCAGGGCTTATCAAGTGCGGCACTTGCGGCAGGGCAATGTGTCAGAGGTATTGGGGCAAGGATAGACATCGTATTTTCGTCTGCTCCACCTACGGAAATAACACGAAAGACTGCACAGACCACCGCATATTTTACGAGGATTTATATAACGCTGTGCTTGCGGATATTCAGTATCACGCCCGCCTTGCTTTTGAAAACCGTGCGGCGGCTGTGGCTTTGGCGGTTAAAATGAACGATAAAGCGGACGGAAACCGTGGAAAAAGCAATGAAAGCAAGCTGAAACAGGCAAAGAAACGCTGTGATAAAGTGACAAGATTATTTGACAGGCTGTACGAGGACTCTCTTTCTGGGCGTATCTCAAACGATAATTTCACCCGTCTGATTAACAAATATCAGTCTGAGCAGGAGCAATTACAAAGGCAGATAGAACAGCTTGAAAGCACGATGCAGGCGGTAAAGGATAATCAGAGCAATGCCGTGCAATGGGCGGATTTGATGTCACAGTACGCAGGCATACTGGAGCTTACCACCGAAAATCTCAATCTTCTTATTGAGCGAATAGAAGTATTTAACCGAACGCAGACAGAAGCCGAGGCAGAACAGATTATTAAAATCTGTTACCGCTTCGGCGGGTACATAGGGGAACGCCGTTTCAATGCAAAGGTTTTGAAGCACCCTTGTAAGAAATTTTGTTCTTCGGAAAGGAAAGTCAATGAAAGAGAAAAAGTATTATCTGTATCTTGA
- a CDS encoding TnpV protein produces the protein MEKYIFDESNGLWYELQGDYYIPCLTLPAEKEKPIGLFGQRHRRYLREYRRITYTNLFTSGRLNSYLADIDEQAQQRFETITEQMKQAQGITEQLKAENALEWTGRMNNIRACAVEIVDREIIYA, from the coding sequence ATGGAAAAGTATATTTTTGATGAAAGCAACGGGCTGTGGTATGAGCTGCAAGGAGATTATTATATCCCCTGTCTTACCTTACCAGCCGAAAAGGAAAAGCCGATAGGCCTTTTCGGACAGCGGCACAGGCGGTATCTGAGGGAGTACCGCCGAATTACATATACCAATCTTTTTACAAGCGGCAGGCTCAATTCTTACCTTGCCGACATAGACGAACAGGCACAGCAACGCTTTGAAACGATTACAGAGCAGATGAAGCAGGCACAGGGTATTACGGAGCAGCTAAAGGCGGAAAACGCCTTAGAATGGACAGGAAGAATGAATAACATTCGAGCGTGTGCTGTTGAGATTGTAGATAGAGAAATAATCTACGCATAG
- a CDS encoding MerR family transcriptional regulator: MQTYKTAQVAQIVGVHPNTVRLYEDLKLIPKPERKPNGYRVFTDFHIDVFRLARTAFQIEVLQNGLRKKIVSMVKTAAQGDFDTALTLTSEYLSQAQTEKENADEAIRITKKILSGTSDTDALELKRSDTAKHLQISMDTLRNWEMNGLLSVKRKMNGYRVYTGEDINRLKIIRSLRCANYSLEAILRMLSELSANPNVDIKQALDTPRPGEDIVSVCDKLLTSLNAAEQNAKVMLNMLHKMKRKY, translated from the coding sequence TTGCAGACATATAAAACAGCACAGGTAGCACAAATAGTAGGTGTTCACCCAAACACGGTCAGGCTGTATGAGGATTTGAAGCTTATCCCAAAGCCTGAACGCAAACCAAACGGTTATCGAGTCTTTACCGACTTTCATATTGATGTTTTTAGATTAGCAAGAACCGCTTTTCAAATTGAAGTTCTACAAAATGGCTTGCGTAAAAAAATCGTGAGTATGGTAAAAACTGCGGCCCAAGGTGACTTTGATACAGCACTTACCCTTACTAGTGAATATTTATCACAGGCGCAGACGGAAAAAGAAAATGCCGATGAAGCCATACGCATTACAAAGAAAATTCTGTCCGGCACTTCTGATACAGATGCTCTTGAACTGAAACGCTCCGATACAGCAAAGCATTTGCAGATTTCGATGGATACTCTGCGAAATTGGGAAATGAATGGTCTTTTATCTGTAAAAAGAAAAATGAACGGATACCGTGTTTATACTGGTGAGGATATTAATCGCTTAAAAATCATTCGTTCATTACGGTGTGCAAACTATTCTTTGGAAGCTATACTGCGTATGTTGTCGGAACTTTCGGCAAATCCGAATGTAGATATTAAACAGGCATTGGATACGCCGAGGCCGGGCGAGGATATTGTATCCGTTTGTGATAAGCTACTTACCTCTCTTAATGCTGCCGAACAAAATGCCAAAGTGATGCTAAATATGCTCCATAAGATGAAAAGAAAATATTGA
- a CDS encoding ABC transporter ATP-binding protein yields the protein MDEIIKVGQLTKTYGSLLAVNNLSLSVEQGTVFGLLGANGAGKSTTIECVLGTKTPDSGTVSILGMNPLKDRKKLFEKVSVQFQEANYQEQIKVGELCEVTACLYKAASDYSALLKQFGIADKKNNLVSELSGGERQRLFIVLALIPNPKVVFLDELTTGLDAKARRDVWKSLSELKAKGLTIFLTSHFMDEVEVLCDKICILKQGQSVFYGTVAEAISASPCDKLEDAYLWYTDEEGEENENI from the coding sequence ATGGATGAAATAATTAAAGTCGGGCAGCTAACCAAAACATACGGGAGTCTGCTTGCAGTAAACAACCTAAGCCTGTCGGTGGAGCAAGGAACTGTTTTCGGTTTGCTTGGTGCGAATGGGGCAGGTAAAAGCACTACGATAGAATGTGTTTTAGGGACAAAAACACCCGATAGCGGTACGGTTTCTATTTTGGGAATGAATCCACTGAAAGACCGAAAAAAACTTTTTGAAAAGGTTAGCGTTCAGTTTCAAGAAGCAAATTATCAAGAGCAAATCAAGGTCGGTGAGCTTTGCGAGGTAACGGCTTGCCTGTATAAAGCGGCTTCTGATTATTCTGCTCTCTTAAAGCAATTTGGAATAGCGGACAAGAAAAACAACCTTGTCAGCGAACTTTCGGGTGGGGAGCGGCAACGGCTGTTTATTGTCCTTGCTCTGATACCCAACCCCAAAGTCGTATTTTTGGACGAGCTTACCACGGGGCTTGACGCAAAGGCAAGGAGAGATGTCTGGAAAAGCTTGTCGGAACTCAAAGCAAAGGGCTTGACCATCTTCTTAACCTCTCACTTCATGGACGAAGTAGAGGTTTTGTGCGACAAAATCTGTATTTTGAAGCAAGGGCAGTCCGTGTTCTACGGAACGGTAGCCGAAGCAATTAGCGCAAGCCCCTGTGACAAATTGGAGGACGCTTATCTATGGTATACGGACGAGGAGGGCGAAGAAAATGAGAACATTTAG
- a CDS encoding ABC transporter permease: MRTFSTMLKNELKLSLRGMDMVIFAICMPLVVLVILGIIYGNKPAFDGANYTFLQQSFGALCSIAICAGGVMGLPLVVSDYRGKKILKRFKVMPVSPAMILGVQVTIYTIYSALSLILLYITARVFFGLTLSGSWVLFLGGYLLVMLSIFSIGMMVGGIAPNNKIAGVIASVLYFPMLIFSGATLPYEVMPTVLQNVADVLPLTQGIKILKCAALGLPIDNMLLPIIVMVVIATLCIGISIKFFKWE, translated from the coding sequence ATGAGAACATTTAGCACCATGCTCAAAAACGAATTGAAACTATCCCTGCGGGGTATGGATATGGTTATTTTCGCTATCTGTATGCCCCTTGTCGTTCTCGTCATACTCGGTATTATTTACGGGAACAAGCCCGCATTTGACGGAGCCAACTACACTTTTTTGCAGCAATCATTTGGTGCGCTCTGTTCCATAGCGATTTGTGCCGGAGGTGTGATGGGATTGCCACTCGTTGTTTCAGATTATAGGGGTAAGAAAATCTTGAAGCGGTTTAAGGTCATGCCTGTAAGCCCTGCCATGATTTTAGGGGTACAGGTAACGATTTATACTATTTATTCTGCCCTGTCGTTAATCCTGCTATATATTACCGCACGGGTTTTCTTCGGACTAACCCTATCTGGCTCGTGGGTTCTATTTTTGGGTGGGTATCTTTTAGTTATGCTGTCTATATTCAGCATTGGGATGATGGTCGGGGGGATTGCGCCGAACAACAAGATTGCAGGTGTAATTGCAAGCGTTTTGTATTTCCCCATGCTAATATTTTCTGGGGCAACCTTACCTTATGAGGTCATGCCGACTGTGCTGCAAAATGTAGCAGATGTTTTGCCGCTCACGCAGGGCATAAAGATACTCAAATGCGCAGCTCTTGGACTGCCCATAGACAATATGCTGCTACCGATTATCGTAATGGTTGTTATTGCTACCCTTTGCATTGGCATTTCTATTAAGTTTTTCAAATGGGAGTAA
- a CDS encoding cysteine-rich KTR domain-containing protein, which translates to MNKEEWIYCPVCGNKTRDKIREDTVLINFPLFCPKCKKQSLINVKKLHMTVIKEPDAQTQSR; encoded by the coding sequence ATGAATAAAGAAGAATGGATATATTGTCCTGTTTGTGGCAACAAAACCCGTGACAAAATCAGAGAGGATACTGTTCTAATAAACTTTCCTCTATTTTGTCCCAAGTGCAAAAAGCAAAGTTTAATCAATGTAAAAAAACTGCATATGACCGTCATCAAAGAGCCAGACGCACAGACGCAGAGCCGATGA
- a CDS encoding RNA polymerase sigma factor: MAYNHGREDRKWRLWKEAEEKEMRRCGVEESTIEQIRIDDRAMFNSDRRFYTHSQEAGTYLDDVAESKQQIEVSTVGDLLDEIENEQLYQVLRMVDKRTLQILLLKMQGYSTKEIAPLVGLTTGAIYARLDHLRKKLKQFKK, encoded by the coding sequence ATGGCATATAACCACGGCAGAGAAGATAGAAAATGGCGGCTCTGGAAAGAAGCAGAGGAAAAGGAAATGCGGCGATGCGGTGTTGAAGAAAGCACCATTGAGCAAATCCGTATTGATGATAGAGCGATGTTTAATTCTGATAGGCGATTTTACACACATTCACAGGAGGCTGGTACATATCTTGATGATGTTGCGGAAAGTAAACAGCAGATTGAGGTGAGTACCGTCGGAGACTTGTTGGATGAGATTGAAAATGAGCAGTTGTATCAAGTCCTGCGAATGGTGGACAAGCGCACCCTGCAAATCCTCCTGCTAAAAATGCAGGGGTATTCCACAAAAGAAATTGCCCCGCTTGTCGGATTAACAACGGGTGCGATTTATGCAAGATTAGACCACCTGCGGAAAAAGCTGAAACAATTTAAGAAGTAA
- a CDS encoding RNA polymerase sigma factor, which translates to MWYRNRTYILREEVTEDGTRYFISFKDGQGISYELNVSYDFYMAFRRLELDNRKLDTWDWRHREFSEIYEETLNRRALRLPKAVDELIIEEEQTELLHKTIAALPKIQKRRFLLYHEYDLNYYQIGAMEHCTPQAVRRSVIIAREKIKAQMKNYLCA; encoded by the coding sequence ATGTGGTATCGGAACAGAACATATATACTTCGGGAGGAAGTGACAGAGGACGGAACAAGATACTTTATCAGTTTTAAGGACGGGCAAGGCATATCCTATGAATTGAACGTGTCCTATGATTTTTATATGGCGTTTCGTAGATTGGAACTTGATAATCGGAAATTAGATACTTGGGATTGGCGGCACAGAGAGTTTTCAGAGATTTATGAGGAAACGCTGAACAGACGGGCGTTAAGACTTCCGAAAGCTGTTGATGAACTTATCATTGAGGAAGAGCAGACAGAATTGCTTCACAAAACGATAGCTGCCCTGCCCAAAATTCAAAAGCGGCGTTTTCTGCTTTATCACGAATATGATTTGAACTACTATCAGATTGGAGCAATGGAGCATTGCACACCGCAGGCGGTACGGCGGTCTGTCATTATTGCAAGAGAAAAGATAAAGGCACAGATGAAAAATTATCTCTGTGCCTGA